From the genome of Vicia villosa cultivar HV-30 ecotype Madison, WI linkage group LG2, Vvil1.0, whole genome shotgun sequence, one region includes:
- the LOC131648479 gene encoding uncharacterized protein LOC131648479: MNLEQSIKDFQAQNAGLQTIILNLAKGQDELKALLTKKTKTKKIKGVINMGKRFKGRPKRPEEAGIPKDEEEDNHNYGSQVGSDGQEGEEEEEPYDEDDSDEKYKLLEECLRNMEIQKVPGLDFDEMGLIPGNLGCYNYQLESANIRTWEDMATAFFRQYEYNYDLAPTRTQLQNMSMGPKESFKEYAQKWKVPAGRVRPALSDRELVDMFMGTLTGPFYSHLLGSSSSGFTELILTGEHVESGIRSGKIQVGTSSGAAKKPYQGKNESNVVHSQRGRGKNDQNQCVGAVLISTPTSKQAPRQECQRKTGRPRRKFTPINMPLSQALQHLLKAKLVTLKDHPKFVNTASPNYDPKATCAYHSNATGHNVDNCWALRNKVQDMIEAGEIEFEALENPNVITAPMTKHDKTVNAIMDTIYIRDVRELSTPLLEIKRKLIQASLFPGCDLDCYYCARLPNDCENLKRRIQKWMDRRTIMFEKIPSIENLYEGNIAGISKVTRSGRVFSPEISPNNTSSVVTITPSADARGKGPFHEPEAGIGNSSSEDTNEFLKIIRKTKDMKKFLEDAHVPQEISVNQLKKCIENLTTENYLGFSDADLSPSGKNHNKALHISIECGGTTLAHVLVDNGSSMNVLPKLVLDKLRPEGAMLKYSDVIVKAFDGSMSTVHGEIELPIRVGKIVTVHGEEEYVVSFIDETKYVEFTIEGFETPRQAFELVPQVVSETKPVKTVPKVTRIPPTMASLKDARAVVEEGGCTIWGQLPDILYKSDKWGLGCTAKDTME, translated from the exons atgaatctcgaacaatccaTCAAGGAttttcaagctcagaatgctggaCTTCAAACTATAATCCTGaacttagccaaggggcaagatgaactgaaagctctcCTGACTAAGAAGACGAAGACTAAGAAAATCAAGGGGGTGATCAACATGGGAAAAAGATTCAAAGGGCGTCCCAAGAGGCCTGAAGAAGCTGGAATTcctaaagatgaggaagaagacaACCACAACTATGGAAGTCAAGTAGGTTCTGATGGTCAAGAGGGTGAAGAAGAAGAGGAGCCCTATGACGAGGATGACTCTGATGAGAAATACAAGCTACTGGAAGAATGTCTGAGAAAcatggaaattcagaaagtacctggactggattttgatgAAATGGGACTCATTcctgga aatttggggtgttacaattatcaACTGGAGAGTGCCAATATTCGTACATGGGAGGACATGGCTACTGCCTTCTTTAGGCAATATGAGTATAATTATGATCTTGCACCTACTCGCACGCAACTACAAAACATGTCAATGGGACCTAAGGAGAgtttcaaggagtacgctcagaaatggaaAGTTCCTGCTGGAAGAGTCCGACCTGCCTTGAGTGATAgggaattggtggacatgttcatgggtacacTAACTGGACcattctatagtcacttgctgggtagcTCTTCATCTGGTTTCACTGAACTTATATTGACCGGAGAGCATGTTGaaagtggtattcgaagtgggaagatccAAGTGGGCACATCCTCTGGTGCTGCAAAGAAGCCTTATCAAGGAAAGAATGAGTCAAATGTTGTTCATAGCCAGAGGGGTCGTGGTAAGAATGATCAAAACCAATGTGTTGGTGCTGTGCTCATCTCCACTCCAACTtcgaaacaagctcctagacaagagtGTCAACGCAAGACTGGTAGGCCAAGGAGAAAATTCACCCCAATCAATATGCCTTTATCTCAAGCTCTACAACATCTACTAAAGGCAAAGTTGGTCACCTTGAAAGATCACCCGAAGTTTGTCAACACCGCAAGTCCGAATTATGATCCCAAAGCCACATGTGCTTATCATTCCAATGCTACTGGGCACAATGTGGATAACTGTTGGGCCttaagaaacaaagtccaagataTGATAGAAGCGGGTGAGATAGAGTTCGAAGCTCTCGAAAATCCGaatgtcatcactgcgcctatgACAAAGCATgacaagactgttaatgctatcatggacactaTTTATATCCGTGATGTGAGAgaactgtcaactccgctccttgaaatcAAAAGAAAGTTGATACAAGCTAGTTTATTTCCtggttgtgatcttgattgttATTATTGCGCACGCCTACCCAATGATTGTGAAAACCtaaaaagaagaattcaaaagtggatggatcgtcgtaccATTATGTTTGAGAAGATCCCTTCTATAGAAAATTTGTACGAAG GTAACATTGCTGGAATAAGTAAGgtaacaagaagtggaagagtgttttctccagagatttctccaAACAATACTTCATCCGTTGTTACCATCACCCCGAGTGCTGATGCCCGTGGTAAAGGACCGTTTCATGAACCTGAGGCTGGCATTGGAAATTCATCATCTGAAGATACAAATGAGTTCTTAaagatcatccgcaaga CCAAGGACATGAAGAAGTTCCTAGAAGATGCCCATGTACCTCAAGAGATTTCTGTCAATCAACTCAAGAAGTGCATTGAAAATCTGACGACTGAGAATTACCTTGGTTTCTCTGATGCCGATCTGAGTCCTAGTGGAAAGAACCATAATAAAGCATTACATATAtccattgaatgtgggggcaccacTTTGGCCCATGTTCTAGTGGATAATGGTTCATCTATGAATGTGCTACCCAAGCTGGTGTTGGACAAACTCCGACCTGAAGGGGCTATGTTGAAGTATAGTGATGTGATcgtaaaagctttcgatggatcaaTGAGTACTGTACACGGTGAAAttgagctcccaatcagagttg GTAAGATTGTCACTGTTCATGGCGAGGAAGAGTATGTGGTAAGCTTCATAGATGaaaccaagtatgttgagttcacTATAGAAGGCTTTGAGACTCCCCGTCAAGCATTTGAGTTGGTCCCTCAAGTAGTTTCTGAGACTAAGCCTGTCAAGACTGTTCCCAAGGTTACTAGAATTCCCCCAACAATGGCTTCTCTAAAAgatgctagggctgtggtagaagaaggtggttgcactatctgggggcaactTCCTGATATTCTGTACAAGTCCGACAAATGGGGTctaggctgcactgctaaggaCACAATGGAGTAA